DNA from Arthrobacter sp. StoSoilB19:
TGCGGCAGGAAACAGCAGTACGGTCACGGCCACAGCGGTCAAGGACACCCAAGGGCCCACAGTTACCTCAGTCAAGCTGCTCAACGGCGGCTCGACCAATACCCGCCAGGCCTCAGCGGACGCTGGCGACACCATTACCCTCAAATTCTCGGAAAAGTTGGACCTGGCCAAGGTGTGCACCAACTGGACCGGCTCCCAATTGTCGGGCACTGCAACGATCACTGATAATGCGGGCAATGACACACTGGGTGTCACGATCCCCGGTTGCTCCGTCGGCACGGTATCCCTCGGCGGGGACTACCTCAACGGCGCCGCGGCCACCTTTGGAGCCCAGGGAACAGGCTCAACCCTCAACTGGGATGCCGCCAACAACGCCATGGTTATCAAACTCGGCAATGCGCCTAACGGCAGCGCAGGCGCGGGCACACTCAACGCGGGTGTCCCTGCGGGCCTGCCGGCGTACGCCCCACCACAGAGCCTGACCGACGTGGCGGGGAACCTGATCGGTACTGTCTCGTTCAGAGACACCCTCTCCTCAGGACTGGGATAGGTGACGCGTTACCGGCTCCCCACCGACTATTCGGCGGGGAGCCGGTGCGTGTCCGGCCGGGGTGTGGTTCACGCTCCTTACGACACACCCCACATACACTTTGGCTAGCGGATCCAGCAAAGGGGCGCGTGATCAAGCACCCCCGGACCGCCCAAGGGAACAGGAACCCAACGTAATGACGGACTTTGATGCCTTGATCGACGCCGAACGGAACCGCCTCATCGGCGCCCTGGAAAGGCTCGACGACGAACGCTGGAACTCACCGAGCCTGTGCGGTGGCTGGCGGGTGAGGGACGTCGTCGTCCATCTCCTGATGCCCTACCAAATGTCCCTACCGCGGTTCTTCATCAATATGGCCGCAGCCGGGTTCGCGTTCGACAGGATGGCGGACCGCTGGGCCACCCGGGACACCCGCCCGAAGGATGAACTGCTGTCAGCCCTTCGGCGCACGAAGGCGGAGCGTTTCGGGGTTCCAGGCGCCGGCCCTGAAGCACCGCTGAGCCACCTTGTCATACATGCGGAGGACATCTACAGGCCCCTGAAGATCGACCATGTGATAGAGCCGGAGAGTGCCAACATCGTCCTGGACCAGCTCACCACGCCCCAGGCCCAGCGTTCACTGAAACCGGGCCTGATCGATGGGCTTGCCTTCTCCACCCAGGACACGGGCTGGAGGCACGGCACCGGCGCCCAGGTGCTGGGCAGCGCGTCGGCCCTGATCTCCACCCTTGCGGGGCGGCAGGGATCCGCAGCCGAGCTGACCGGCGAAGGAGCCATTCTGCTTCAGGGCAGGGGCCGCTGACTTTCCCGATCCCGGCTGCTTCGTTGAATGGCTTCGGCCATGCTCTTGATTCTCTGGAGCCGGGCATCCCATGCAGCGCTGACCGACGACAACTGGGCAACGGCGCGGGAAAGCTCTGCCTGGTTCACCTCATAAACGCGTTGCCGGCCTGCGGGCCTGACATAGACCATCCCCGCACGGTGCAGTACCTCCAGGTGCTTCGCCACCGCCTGCCTGGTCACGGGCAGCCGGGTGCTCAGGCCCGTGGCCGTGCCGCCGCCTTCGGACAGGATCAGGTCGAGCATCTTCCGCCGGGTGGGATCACCCACCGCGGACCAGAGATCGTCGTCGATAGCGATGGTCATTGCGCAGCGACCAGCCGGCCGATGTAGGCCACAAGCCGTGGCAGGAAGTAGTCCCAGCCCCGGACGTGGTCATTGTAGTTAAGCTCGACGTCAGCTTGCTCCCATCCCTTGTCCTGGAACCCTGCCTCCGTAAAGCGCAGCAGTGTCCCCGAGCCCTGCGGAATCAGCTCAAAAGTCACCAGGAGGGAGTTTTCCGGCGATGCCGCGGCTTCGTCGTAAACCCACCTGAAGGAGAAGCGCCGCGACGGCTCGACCTCCACAACCGTCAGCTTCACCACTTTTGCATCTGCCGCCGTCCGGTCGCCGAAGACTATGTCCCCGCTTGAACCCGCGGTGGGGTCAAAGGCGGCCTCATCGGGCCACCATTGGCGCAGGTGTTCGGGGGTGCTGATGACCTCGAAAACAATCTCCGGCGCCGCTTCAATGTGGATTTCCCGCTCAATGCTGTTGTGCATGTCCAGTTCCTTTCGCAACCATTGGTTGCTAAGAGCCTAAACGACGCAGCACCCGAAGCGCAACCATCGGTTGCGCAGGCGTCTTCGCCAACCCGGAGCGGCAGAGATGACGACGGCTGAGATCGCCTGCCTACTTCTGCTCGGGTATCCAGAACGGGGCATTCACCCCCGCTCCTGTGAGGTTGTCGCAGCGGACCAGCTGGGTGCCGATGCGCTCCAGCGGGCAATCCACGTAGGTGTTAAGGACTTCCTCGTCATAGCCCGCGGTGGCCGGGGCTGGCCCTGCGGAGAGGAAGAGTGCCGGAAAAACGGCAGCGATGACCGGGACAGTGCGCTTGTGCAACGGGGGGCTCCTTGGATTCGGCAAGGGAGATTGACGGGCGGCCGGCCCTGGACGAGGGCCAGCGCAACTGGGTCCCCAGCCGATTCCCCAAAATGCGAATCCTGCCAGCTCAGGACTCTCCGGCAGGACCAAAGTACATGAACCGCCCGGGCAGCCATAAGGGTCCCGGGCACCC
Protein-coding regions in this window:
- a CDS encoding metalloregulator ArsR/SmtB family transcription factor, encoding MTIAIDDDLWSAVGDPTRRKMLDLILSEGGGTATGLSTRLPVTRQAVAKHLEVLHRAGMVYVRPAGRQRVYEVNQAELSRAVAQLSSVSAAWDARLQRIKSMAEAIQRSSRDRESQRPLP
- a CDS encoding maleylpyruvate isomerase family mycothiol-dependent enzyme, translated to MTDFDALIDAERNRLIGALERLDDERWNSPSLCGGWRVRDVVVHLLMPYQMSLPRFFINMAAAGFAFDRMADRWATRDTRPKDELLSALRRTKAERFGVPGAGPEAPLSHLVIHAEDIYRPLKIDHVIEPESANIVLDQLTTPQAQRSLKPGLIDGLAFSTQDTGWRHGTGAQVLGSASALISTLAGRQGSAAELTGEGAILLQGRGR
- a CDS encoding SRPBCC family protein, which codes for MHNSIEREIHIEAAPEIVFEVISTPEHLRQWWPDEAAFDPTAGSSGDIVFGDRTAADAKVVKLTVVEVEPSRRFSFRWVYDEAAASPENSLLVTFELIPQGSGTLLRFTEAGFQDKGWEQADVELNYNDHVRGWDYFLPRLVAYIGRLVAAQ